One Argentina anserina chromosome 6, drPotAnse1.1, whole genome shotgun sequence genomic window, GTGCTTACTTGTCGATTCTTTTCCTAATTTTACGCAAGAGACGAAGATTGTCATTCTCAATGTGCTTAATGAGCTTTTCTATGAAGACATGCTTTTCCATAGCTCCAAGCTTGGTGACATCAACCACCCGCTTTTCTTCACCATCAAGTTCACTTCCATCATCACCCTTGTCAAACAAAGATGATTTGAGCCGTTCAAACGTTGGCAGTCTCTCAATGGCTGCCCACTGCACAGCATATTGAGCATCAGTATCACCTTTGGCAGAACTCAATTCTGAATTGGCTCGGAAACTAGAGTTATGACTCTGAATTGATGACCTAAAGCTTCTTCCTATCTCTTCCAACTCAGTTCTTAACGACTCTATGTCATCTCTGCCAACTATCTGAGCCATAGTTGTTAACTATGAGACAACTTGTAGAATGACTGACTGGAGGAGTATATAAATATGCAGGATTCCTAAGCTGGGTTTCCCCTTAATCTTAGTGCCCAAGCAAGTTGAAAATGATGCTTGTTATAATATATTCTCCAATGGGGGAAATTCCAAACAGAGAATTTAAATACAGAAATTTACATGTGAGCTAGTATGTTGCTCATAGCTCTACAGGGAGAATTGTTGACCTTTTCTGTATTGATCTCAAATAGTCTACATGGTATTTAGATTAGTTAACTAATAGTTTTATGTACAATCAGGATCTGGATTAGTCAATGAGATTATCTATTCTCACGCCTTTCTAATCCTCAGATTCAGTAAGTGAATATACCCTGTTTAGCTCTATGTTCATAGCCCTTCATAAGCATATTTCTGCATTTTGATTgcttgagcatatggtttcgGTCAAATAACACAGTTTGAGCAagtaattttgaatttttatcaatTATATAACTGCAGGCCATGTTACCGTTGTAACGATGTAATACTGCGAAGGATCAAACTTGCCATatctcaaaaatcaaaattagtTGTTCCTGGGTTTAGGTTTGGCTAATCACTAGTTCAAAGTCAGCATGATATAATATTATGCTGACTACTTCAATAAATCTTAATAGAGAAGAATACTTGGGAAATAAGCATGGCAAGAGGTTCTGCATCACTTTACCCTTGCTTACGCACcacattttaattattaaacaGAGAGATGTGGATCTATTTTTACTTATATATCATTAGCAATCTGACTAAACAAAGAGAAGTCCATTTAGCAAAACATTGCTTGCTTGGCAAGATATACAAGCTAAccatgctttttttttttttccgaatgACTTGTGTATTATGAGCCTATCTGTCAGTATCTTTGACTCTTAATTGCTACATCCCTCTTCTTCATACATTGTAGCTCACCATGTTCTTATGTAGAGGGAAAAGTTGCATTTAAGATTTGTTACCTTAAAGAGTTAAAGTTATTGGACTCGGAACACAGCTGAACTGGTGATCATCATACTCCCTGCAACCAAACAGGTAAACGCATTGATCCATATAGCGGTGAAAGTTCATAATGCTGAGAATTTTTTACATAATTAAAAAGAAGTGCCAGCCAAAAAGAGACTCagtaggaaaaaaaattgctaGGTTTTCTGGGACGAGTTCTCAGCATTCATCATGCAATCAATTTGAACAAATCGAGTACTAAGACCAAAAAGCAACCATGACTGTAAAACTTATAATCAACACCCCATTCCTAAAGTTCACCTTCCATGACCTTGATTTATGGCTTTTTACAATTAACCTTAAACCCTTGACTGAGTATCCCCAGTAAATTTTAGTCTCATATTGCTACAAGTTACAGTTATTTTTACTTCAACGACAACAACCACTAAGGAtacttaaatgtaatttgAAACTAGAGGTGTCCAGTGGGTCGAAAAGCCCGAGCCCGTCACGTTAAAAATCGGCCTGGTCTGAGCCTGTTATTGTAATGGGCCGGGATGAATCTAGATATTTTAGCTCATGAGCCCGGTCCGAGCCCCTTTTTAGTCCGACACGGCCCGCACGATAAATTTATAGGTCagcccgttaaacacataattttatattatttatataaatatttaaataattataataatgagaattgaatattagaccttttaaatataaacatcttgattatttaattattttaattacattatgtcacaaatattatcaaaaaaatgattaaaaagtcatagttttgacatatataaCGTTTTAAAATTAAGATTATCAAATATGttatagtattttatttattttaatattctaaatagttatataaaacaaatattctaattacacaatttttttatgttaattttgtcttatAAAGCTAATAGATCGGGCCAGCCCGCTTCTTGACCCGGCACAGACTCGACATGAGCTTGGACCGTAACCGGGTCGGGCtgaatatttaaacaaataaacCGGCCCGAATCCGGtacgaaaaataaataaaccgGCACAAACACGATTTTGACCCACTTAAAATGGGCCGGGCTAGACAAGTGAGAGTTCGATGCGTCATTAACAAGCTCATCGTTCTGATTTTTGAAAGCAACAGATATTCAACTTCTCATTCTATTTTATGACTGAAGCTTGAACAGAGGTAGATGCTTCTAAATTTTAGTTTGTCATCTATCTTTTCCATATTTGATCTACAGCAAAAGTTACATGCAGTAGCTTTCAGACAGATCCAAAGTGAACAGCATTGGAGTTAGTCAAATTAAGCAATCAGACTAAACAGTAGCATTGCATCCAACAAATTTGAAGATCAATCACCATTCTGTACAAACTCATTGTCTAGCGTTTCTCCACCGTCCAcaatccacaaacaccaccacTTCCATACACAAACAATATATATCTCTTAATctacaagaaaaaagaaaattgggGGCAAGGGAAAGATAAATAAGAACATAGAATACGAGGACCGTCTCCCCTCCCAAATGAGCCCCTTCCTCCAAGTCCTAGATAGTACGAGCTCGCCAAACCCAAGAATTTTAAgagtagaaaaaaaatatttatgaaTTACCCTCAGATCCTGAAAAATCAATTACTGGTATTTATCGCTGTTGGTAGTCTCTACTCTCTGATCTTGAAACAGGATAATCACTCCGATCAGTATCTGAATTTTCCTTTTGGGAGTCGATCTCCATGCTACCTGCTTGAGTTCTTCGGCTCCTTCGATCCTGGGCAGCAAGAAAAACTTATTCTTAGATAACAGCTGAAAATATCTTGCTGAGCCAAATTTCTAATACTCAATATCCAGTAATTAGCTAGCTTTCCCCAATCAAAAGACCTGATTGGGGATTAGTACAAGTTAAAACGCTTTGAATCCTAAGCTAAGAAAAGAAATGGTTTGATCAGAGAGCAATGGGATAGAATCTGGATGAGAATGAAAAGGAGCAGAGAATCAGTTATGTTTTGCATGGAAAGCATTTTGGTCATAGATTAAGATTTGACGTATTTGATGAATGGAGGATATTTCTCCAGTCCCGTCCATTTGAAAGGGAACACCAAGGTAGGTGATATATTGAGATGATGAAACAAGGctaaaatataaacaaaacTGGTGAGAAAATTCAATCAGATTTCTACTCAAAAGTAGCCCAACCTCATTGGTAATATTATGGGTTGATTCTCTCGACCCAGACATGAATTAAACTCGCAGTCCATGTAAGCAAGTGTTCTAAACAATTAGATACTGACCTCTCTTGGTATAGGATACTCCTCGGACTCAAGCATACGGACAACTTGGCTCATCTTGGGTCGTTTTTCAGAATCTGGATCAACACACCTCAAAGCAGTCAAGAGTGCTCGTTTCAAGGCTCTTGTTGATGGTCTGACTTCAATGTTCGGGTCAACTACTTCTTCTGATCTTCTGCTTCCAACCATCATTTTAAGCCAGTCAACAAGATTTACCTGTAAAGTTCAGCGTCAGCATTATAAAACTTCCAGACAGTTCTCCGACCCAAAACACAAAAGTGATCAAAAGAATAAATGAAAAGAGGAACAAGCTACATGAGTAAACTCAGAAGCAAGTCATCAGTGCAATTTTTGACTTAATGCATACAGTTATAGATAAGATTTGCCTCACAGTCCTGTTGTGGATATCCATATCTAGTTAGCTATGTCAAAAACTACTTGTGCATACCTCTTCTAATATTAAACTGCACTTGTCAACAAACTACAGTAGAACTTGGAGTTGCTAAAACAGGTAAGGAGATCAGGACAAAGCAGTTTAAAAAGTCGTCAGGAGTATTAGACAACTGGGGTTTTGTCAAGGTGATAGTTGGGTTGTCTAAGTAAACCATTCAGTGGATTGGTTGTTTCTAGCTTTCTATGCACAACCGGATCTTAAATGCATATATAGATGCCATAGTACATTTCTTCCTCTAAAGTCTAGTTTGGAAATCAAAACTTAATGCCACCATATTAGTCAGGTGGGCTCACTTTCAGTCAGGCAAATAAATTAAGCTTTGATACATAACTCCATAACCAGGCCATTTATACCCAACAGAAATGATTAGGTTAACAAGGACCGATATTGGCATAGATAAATCTGCACTCCAATTATATTTTCCAACCGTAACTGTTCATTATTTGATGGTTTTACTATATCTAAATCTAATTTCCCTCTTGTGCCTTCATGATCTGTGCTTAAACAAATGTGGTATAGTAGGATTATAAATTTACTTCTGATATAGCACATGTTAAAGCTTGCAAATACCTCAGGAGCAGGGCGACCATAGTCCACAGGATCTCTTCCAGTGATCGCTTCTAAGAGCAAAACGCCAAAGCTATAAACGTCACTCTTTTCATTCAAAAGTCCAGAATTAGCATATTCAGGGGCCACATATCTGAAAAAACaaattcaggaaaaaaaaatcgggttaGGGATCAGAAATGAGGAATGATTCTCTAATCAGTCTTTTATTGTATGTTTTGGACATACAAAATTGAAAGCACATCACTTATCACTTATCAGGGTAAAAGTGGCCATGCTATAGAATGTATACTTACCCAAATGTTCCCATAACACGAGTTGTCACGTGACTCGTTCCTGCACCCAGCAGCTTGGCCAGGCCAAAATCGGATACCTTGGAATTGAAGTCGTCATCAATCAATATATTGCTTGATTTTATGTCTCGATGTATCACTTTTGGTTCAATGGCCTCATGCAAATAAGCAAGACTGGAAAAAGTATATCTTTGTTAAGTAAGAACAACAACTTGGCATtaaaagaacataaattaattCGACTTACGCTTTTGCTGTTCCTAGGAGAACCTTTACACGGGCTTCCCATGTGAGATATCCATGGTGACGCATAGCTCCATGAAGCCATTGTTCCAAGTTTCCATTGTTGACATACTCATAAACCAACATCCTGAAGTTTTGAAGAGAAATCAGGGCAACTAATACTTTGCATGACCATCAAACTGATAGTTATCATATAAATTTTAAGAAGAGAATGCCACAAAAAATTCtttaacccccccccccccccccccccacaaaTAGTCCAGTGAATTATATGTACTTCAATAACCCATTTACGAATTCAATAAATTGTATAAACTTGTTTGCTTTAAAACAAAGCGGTACCTGTGAGTGCCTTCCACACAGTATCCCAAGAGACGAACCAAATTCTTGTGGCGCACATGGCCAATTGCTTCAACTTCCACTCTAAATTCCTTCTCTGCTTGGCCACTACAAAAATTACAGTTCGAGTTAATACAATACATGGAAACAAGAGTGGCATCCCACAATTGAATCAAGACATAAACAGTTGACTCACAGGTTATTTAGGatctttttaactgcaacaggAGTCCCATTGATGAGATTTCCCCGGTATACAACTCCATATCCACCCTCTCCAAGGACATTTTCCTTTGAAAACCTGCTTGTTGCAAGCTCCAGGTCCCTTAATGTAAACCAGTGGCCCCAACCCAAGTGCGAGAATTCAGGCAAACCAACTAAGGGAGATGGAGCAGTTATGGGATACGATGAAGAAGGCTTATACACTGTACCGTTGGTAGAACTTCCTTCTTCTCCAGACTGCGACCCTCCCCCATCTTTTTCTAAATGATTAAATGAACCTGACCGGCTAGTATTCTCTCCGTTCTTTGACTTTCCCATACCCAGATGGACCATAACCTTATCTGATTCTTTGTCGCTGGATTTGTCATGAATGGTAAGAAGAATTCCATCACGAGGAACAAAATCACCGGTAGATATTTGCTCCACTCGAACTTCCTTAATTTCTTTTGAGACGGTTGGAATTTGACTGGTAGGAATCCTGGCCCCAGATTTTTTTGATTTCTTACGTGAAGTGAGGCACAGTGATAATACAGTGAGGATTATTATGATAAACAATGCAACAGCTATTCCGATCACTTCCCACACCTTCAGACCAAAAACAACTTCCTTGGACAACTCTGCTTTGAGACCAGAGGCCATTCTATCAGATACTGAGATCCCTACATATAGCCAAATTACACATCAACATTGCTTCTGTTTCATCATTCATAGCATCATATCAAACACTGTTATTCCAAATCCATCACTCTCTAGCAATGATAAATTTACAATCTTTTTTCATCAATTCCACCAATAACAATAAAGGAGTGAATTTGCAATAACCGCATAAACCAATTTACAAGGATCAAGACCAAAAGCCCAGAAACCAAAGTAGAAAAGCAACCAAAGCAGTTCAACAAACACATGAACAGATCAGATCATGAACTGAACCAGCTTAGATTTCACAGCAACACGAACAATATCATCCTATCTCAATAATTGAAACGACAAACTCATCTCTTTACCTCTTTACAATGAGTCTCAAAACAGCAACCTTGAAATGCCAGATCTTTGAAACCAGTTCGACATTCCTTATCCAATTAAAAAGGTATCAAACCCGCAATTCCAGATCTCTGACCAACAAAAAGAAACCCAGAAACCAATGTCAGGTAAGCCTCAAtaaacaaacccaaatgagcCCACTTGACTTAAAAATAACATATATAGCCAACAGAACACAAAGACCTACAAAGGTTTCCTCTGTGTGGGTCAAATGTGCTTCTGAAATCTGAATCTAAGCGGAGATGGAGCTTTCAAGCACCAGCCTTGAACCTTCTCGAAAACCCAAATCCAAAAACAACAAGTGAGATCGTTCAGTTTTGCAAACATGGAAAGAGAAGTTGGGTATGTGAATGGTGGGGATATAATTGAGAGACTAGAAGAAGGGATGGAGTTATCAGTGGTTAGGTGGTGAGTTCAAACTGAGATAGATATTAGATAGATAGATGATAATGCCTTGTACAAGTAGAACATAAGAACATACAGTAAAACACAAGCATGGAATTCTGTCATGTACTCATTGGGATTTCCTTGATCGGTTTATGAACATGACTGATTATCAGTCATCTCACTTTATTATTTTCCCTccccacttttttttttgagtatTATTATTATGATTTGTGATTACTCTATTGGTGATGGGTACACTGTTGATTGGTATTCCTGTTGGCTTTGTGTAGTGTTTATGTGGGGCGATATACATTGTTGATGTCACTGTAGGCACAGCTCTGCCTTTGGAAGATGTGATTCTTGGTAGGTTACTTGGTCAAATGGTCGAGCCAAACATCTCTGTTGAGGTTTATGAAGGATTACAACCGTTCAGGCCAAGGCATTTAGTGAGATATGGGATAGGAATGCAAAATCAGATCAAAAAAAGGATAGGAATGCAAACTGTTTCCAGCTGTCTTGGTGCATATGACGGCTTTTTGCCACTAGAATTTCATAAACCTACTCGTTTGTCTCGATTCAGTGTAAAAATTGTAGATTTAAACGACTTCTTTTCATAAATTGTTGATACATGTATGAATTATTCTCTATTATTGATTTACGTATGGATGTGAGATTCTAGTCTCTCAATTATATTCCCGATATAATTgcttgaatatgtttatattCTGATGAGTCGTAGTTGTAATTGATGATATTAAAGGTTAATTAAACGGGTGTGACAATGTGAAGTAATTTTACCCTGAGGAAAATACAAGAAAACTGAACCATTATACCCTTATTGTAAGGTGGAAATATTCTTCTCTTGGAATGGGAAGAGTACCCTAGCTCTTTCAGATTGAATGTTAGGACTTAGGATCGACTCGTCAAATCTAATCATAATTAACGTTTAGCATTATTGTTGCTACGTCGACTACTACATCTACATGCAAAAGACCTATAATCTCACAAAGCGTCAAATTATATCTGTCTTGGGTGAGAAATAAACAGTTAAAAATTGCTGGAAATATAGGTCATATAATGGGAAATGATACCCAGTGGATTGAAGAATATGATCAGTACTGTGGCCCTGGCCTCTGTTTCATAGCTGACTCGTCTAGATATAAACATTTAGAGCTTTTGTTTCCTCTTATGGTAGAGTCATCAATCATGAAAAATGCCAACGTTGTTCCATTTCTATCATTGATCACAACAAATTTTATAGATCAAATTCGAGATGTCTTCTTTTCTATTAATATATTCCGAgactttttttattatttagatCCATGACAAATATTTTTCACCTAGGACCTGATCACtgacaaaattataattatgtaactgtacgtatatatatttgcGCTATAGATTAGTGAGACTAGAACAAACACACACCCTATAGATGtgataaatttttatttttcagaacAAATAGAGATTTTACTAATAATAGTGGAGATAGTGGGTTGGTTGCATTACATGGAAGTtatcttgaaaagaaaataattttctttttctgtttttatttttgtttttgtttttacatttttatcccttatatatatatttttttttaaattagcaTATGCTGTAAAGATTTATCTGCAACTTCACGTGATTTTTGGTTGACAAAAACTGTTTTAGTTATAATAGTATAGATAATCTACCAATTTAACCAACAAATGATGAACTATGGTGTGTTGTTTATGTTAGTGAGATCAATTAATATAAACAAATGATGAACTGTGGTGTGTTGTGGTTTTGTTGGCCTCGATCTCTCTACCTTTTAAATGGATGGATTATATAACGAttaaattaactaattaaagGATTCATTGCTCGTACGGGTTATTGTTAGTCTCAAAATGATAACCACCAAAATGATAAGCATATAATTGTCGCTTCATTATACGTATATTGTCATTGTATTACTCTTTGGCAATCACACTAGATAAGAGAGAATTGTAACCTGTCAATCAAAGAGCTATTCGTACaatctctcaagtctcaaccaACCAAGAAAGCTAGACAGCTAAAGGGTGGGTCACGAGACAATAAGGCATGTGGTGCCACAACTAGGAAATTTGGTTCACCATAAATACTGAATACACAATTCACAAAAACTATGAAAACAGAAATGCGTGTAATGATGTAATGCACCAAAACTCCATACTAGCTAGTAATGAAATATTGAAACAGTAGCATGACTAGCTAGCATCTTTCTCAAGCAAAAGAtcgaaaaataatttatatgatTCTCGCATGATATTCACTTTTCATTAATTAACGCACTTTTCAGAAAGCCAAAAGAAATTGCATTGAGAAAGATGGAAGTTGAAGATTGTGAATAATATTTAAAGAAGAAAACATCCTCAATAAGTTACATAAACTGGCAAAATAAGCAAATTTTATTTGACCATAGATGAGTGCTGGGAAATTTATTTCTCGGATTTTCTGGCCCGAGATTGCTGGCAATTCAAGTGGCAAAACTTGGTATGATGGTATCTGATATAAGCTGTCAACAAGCTGCAAAATTTTCATGACTCGCAGTGAGTTATTATCCATCAATA contains:
- the LOC126799731 gene encoding probable receptor-like protein kinase At5g18500 encodes the protein MASGLKAELSKEVVFGLKVWEVIGIAVALFIIIILTVLSLCLTSRKKSKKSGARIPTSQIPTVSKEIKEVRVEQISTGDFVPRDGILLTIHDKSSDKESDKVMVHLGMGKSKNGENTSRSGSFNHLEKDGGGSQSGEEGSSTNGTVYKPSSSYPITAPSPLVGLPEFSHLGWGHWFTLRDLELATSRFSKENVLGEGGYGVVYRGNLINGTPVAVKKILNNLGQAEKEFRVEVEAIGHVRHKNLVRLLGYCVEGTHRMLVYEYVNNGNLEQWLHGAMRHHGYLTWEARVKVLLGTAKALAYLHEAIEPKVIHRDIKSSNILIDDDFNSKVSDFGLAKLLGAGTSHVTTRVMGTFGYVAPEYANSGLLNEKSDVYSFGVLLLEAITGRDPVDYGRPAPEVNLVDWLKMMVGSRRSEEVVDPNIEVRPSTRALKRALLTALRCVDPDSEKRPKMSQVVRMLESEEYPIPREDRRSRRTQAGSMEIDSQKENSDTDRSDYPVSRSESRDYQQR